In Neomonachus schauinslandi chromosome 8, ASM220157v2, whole genome shotgun sequence, the genomic stretch GGGCAGGGAGAAGTTCTAACTCTGTCTTAGCAGAGTCTAGGAAACAAGTGACAAGGGCCCCGGGCAGCAGGGGAGTGGAGGAGAAGCTGCCGGGGCCATAAGGAAGGGCTGGGATGGGCACACGAAGGTGGCCTCCAGAGCAGCGGCTGGGTTCCTGTGGGGAAGGGGCCCTGTCGGTCAGATGAGGGGACCCAGGAGGAAGAAGGGGTTTGAGGTGCCGTGTGACACGTGGGGCCTGTGGctcaggagagaggcctgggttGAGGTGCTGGGTGTGTATGCCATCAGCACTGAcggaggaaaaggagaggacaggtgcccagagagggcagagaTCAGAGTGAGGGGGAACCCCCAGAACAGCAGGGGGGCCGCCCACCCCGGGGGCatcgccccctcccccctcccccacgatCTCCGCCCTCAGGCCTCCCACTCAAGACCACGGCCCCTCCATGCTGGGTCCCAGGTATCCAGTGCCGCTGGCTCTCACCTTCAAGGTCCCTTTGCTGTTGCCTCCCACCTTCACGTCAATCTTGCTGCCCAAGGAAAACTTGCAGGAACGGAGAATGGAAAGGGATGTCAGAGGGCATGCAAGGGCACGCAGTTGCTCCAATCCACCTCCTCCCTGAAAACaacttctcctcctctcccacctcacaCGCTCACAAAGCTGACACCTCCATGTGTGCTACCTCCCTTCAGCCTCCTAAAAACCCTGTTGGGTAGACTCTGCATGTATTAATtttgagatgagaaaaatgaagctcagaggTTAGGTGACTTTCTCCAGGTCACGTGGCATACTTGGTCTTCCCACAAGGACATCAGGCCAAATTGCCATGGGGATTCCACAAGAGTGGGGGGAGCCCGGGGTCAGCTTCCGGCCTGGCCACCATAGGCCCGAGGGGTATGGCAAGCCAGGTGAAGGCGTGGCTCACCTgcagctcctcctccagcccctgaaTTTGGTGGTTGTTCAGATGCAGCTCATGGGACTTGAACCCACTGCGGCCCATGGAGCTGAGAGTCACGTTGAGCCCCCTCTCTTCGGGGGTGTGAGAAGCAATCCAGTATGCAGACAGAGCATCCAAGGCCATCACTGTGTCCTGGGGAGGTGAGCTGGCACTCAGGCCCTCAGTCTTGGGACCACCCACCCCCGGAGCCCCCGGGCAGCCCCTACCTGGGTGCTGCGGAACCCCCCTTGGAAACTGCCCTGGTGGGTAAGCCAGGCTGCAGCGTGGTCAGCCATCTCTGACTTGCCCTCCCGTAGCAGCAGGTGAAGCAGGCCGTAGGCTGTGGTTTCGATCCACACGGCCGGGGCCTGGGGCGTGGGGTCTGTTGGGCCTCGAGGAGCCAGGGTTGGTGGGACGGCATTGCTCTGAGAACCAAGGACTGAGCCCCAGTACAGGTTATCTGGAAGTGAAGGGAGACCCACAGGTGAATGGGGCGGGGGTTGAGCCCTAGTTGCCTGGCCCTCTGACGctccccgtgttgggctctcccGATTCTACCCCAATTATCCCTGCTTATGCTTTCATTCCTTCTTGAGGTCTTCATTCGATTTCTCCCTTTGGGCACACTCAGGGGTCCCAGGTCCCCCAAGGCCCAGGCTCATTGCCAGGACCCCCTTGGCTCTCACCCCCCGTCTTCTGGGCCATGGCCATGAGGTTGCGGTGGGCAACGTTCCGCAGATCCTCAGAAGCCTTGGTGAGAGTCAGGGCATAGGCCGTGATGGCAGCTGCATGAGCACCCAGGGTCCCAGCACTTGCTTTCTCCCCCAAGAAGGAGTTTGCTCTGATGATGGAGATTTCCTAGGAGAAAgtggggaggaaggtcagagagcTGGACACCTGGGTtcctggggagaaagggaggaagctgGGGGCCAGGAAAGGGCAGACACTCAGGTACCCTTACCACTTTCTGCTTCAACTGCTCTGCAACATCATCCTGCAAGATGGCCAGACCATGCTGAAGGGCGATGACCACAAAGGCCGTGAGCGCCACATTCTCGTCATCTCCCACCAGACCCCCCTAGTTGAAGGGGGTAAAAAAGAGGAGGTCagccaggagcagggaggggcagggagcgcCCTCCCACCTGGGCTCCTCTGTCCAGCCTCCCAGCCCCGAACCTGCATGGCCCTGTGTAAAACTGGGCAGAGGTCCTGGAACGACCCGTCGGCCTGCTGCTGCGTCAGCAGCCACCTGGCCGTCTCCTGCAGCTTTTCAGGTGAGCCGCCCACCTGCTCCTGGGCCAGACTCAGTACCTTCAGCACAAAGGCCGTgagcctggtggggagggagggatggctgGGGACAGTGACCAGTCCCCATAGGGGACACATCCCCACTCGCCCAGGCACCTGGTTATTCGCCCTCCCACCGTAcctggctctgccccctcccacagCCCTGGCCCCCCTCAGAGACCCAGAAACACTCTCCCAACCTCACCAGGTGCTGCTGTCCCGGTGTAACCAAGCCCCGTAGGAACCATTTGTTTTCCGAAACTGCTGGATCCGCATGTAGCCTTGGGGACAAGAGGCAGCTGCTGAGGCAACACTCACTCTCCCACCATGTGTACCCGAGGCCACACTCCCCATTCCCATCAGGcgcccccttccttctcccttctagCTAGTTGGGCTGCCCCTCTGCCTTGAACTGCCCTCTCCCAGCCCCGCGCCTGCTTGCCCCTGTACCCAGAACCTTTCTGGATCAGATCCACAGCATGGTCCTTTGTCTCGGGAGGCAGTGTGCTCCACTGCTCGGTTTTGTCCAGGTAGCGGGAAGCAGCCAGTGTGGGGGCCAGTAAGATCATGGTCTGTTCCCCGCAGCCCTGGGGAAGCCTCAGGAGGGAGGTCAGGCCTCCTGGTGATAAGACCCCCTTCGAGCCCAGAGTGTCCAATGGATCTGAGGCTATAGGGGAGACGGAGGGCTGAGGATCAGAGAGCAGGTCTGGGGACCCATGGGACCATGGGATCAAACAGGGGTCCATGGGTGCCACATGAATGAGGCACCCCTGGGAAGAGACGGAGGACACGCCCACCTGTAACCCTGACAAAGCTGCTGAAATCTCCATCCGGGATGATATTGGGGTCAGAGTTGCCAGGAATCTCCAAGGTCCGGGCTTGGTGGtctgggggggggatgggggaagttGGCCATCTGGTTGGCTGCCCACATCCCCCACTACCTACGACCCCATCAGGACACtggtggctggaggagggggccacTCACCCAGGGGATTGAGCTCATAGACAATCTCCTCCGTGTGGATGGCCCCTTCTTTCTGTCTCAGGGGAAGCACGGCTGTGAGGGGTCACACGGTACTACAGCCTGCCCCTCCCAGTGCATATTCCCCAGGACACGGAGTTCAAGCGTCAGGGACAGAGTGGGATCAAAATTgtagaagatgtgaacagaccaAGGCATTGGTTTTGGGTGTTGGGACTCTGCCCTGGCTACCAGAGACGgtatggggcaggggtgggggggggggttgtaaaTCTGGGAGCGTGGGGGCCTGGAGTCAGGGCTTCTCCAGTCACCTGAATTTGTAGAACCTTAGACACTGCATCCCCCACAGGGAAGTCCGAGGACCCTCGAGCCACCACCTTCAGGGACACAGCCGCCGCCGCTGTGGGCACCACAGAGAAGCCAACAGGCCGGGCAGAGCCTGCAGGCACCAGGACACTCTGGGCCAGCCCTCCACCTCCAGCCAGGCACAGTCCCTCCACTGGGGACACGTGGACGCTCACCTGGGTGCAGGGAGACGGGGATGGCCAGAGCCCCAGGCCGGATgggcaacccccacccccagctgctccAGCTCCCGCCCACTCCCCTGTGTGCTCAGGCTTCCGCAGGGCCTCACAGTCAGATTTGTATTCAGGTAGTTGTAGAGGACAGGCCGCAGCTCCAGCTGCTCAAAGCGGCGGACGGAGAGAGGCAAGCGGAGGTGCAGGTGGAATTCACGGAACACTCGGACCCGGGCCGGTGTGGCCACGCACAGGCCTGGCAGATGGGGGGGTGGTGTGGCACAGGGGGCAGAGACCAGGGGCCTGGGGGTGTCACAGCCACAGGGCcccaggagggaggggcggggggtgacCCAGTTctgccccccacccgcctccactTCCTagcctccctgccccagcacGTGCCTCCCCCAGGGGTCTGCCCCCAGTCCAGTACGAAGAGCAAGGGGCTGAGTAGGAAGCCTAGGTCGGGGGGAGATGGAGGGGGCGGGGTGGACTGAGGTCCAGGCAGGGGCCCTCTCACCTGTGCTTTCAGACAAGCTCACACCATGGATCTCCCATGTGGTGAGAGAGTCAGGGAGCATCTGGGACAATCTGCAGTGGGAAAGGTGAGAAGCCCCGTCAGAGCCTGGGCTGGCCCCAGACACAGCCCAGAGCCAAGGCCAGGCCCACCACACCCCCTCACTGGAGGAAACGGTCCACTTTTTCCACTCTCCAGAGCCAGTTCTCCGGGAAGAAGCTGCGCACAGGAATGTCATCTTCATCCATCAGGTCCTCCTCCTGCAGAACCTCCAGAGCTAGGGGACCatagtgggggggggagggggagtgaggaggggaaCCATTCTGCCCTTCCAGAGGCTCctgcctgtcccccagccccacagAGAGCCTCACCTCGGGCAAGGCCCATCTGGCCCCTGGAGCGGGACTTCTTGCGCAGGTCCTCAGCAAACTGGCAGCAGGACAAGAAGGGCGCCCGGCAGGCCGGCTGCCGCACCCGAGCCACCCGCTGCTCGCAGGAGCGTATCATGGGCAGCCTCGTCAGCCCATCCTGGCAGCAGCGCCTGGCTTCTGGGGAAGCATACTGGCCCACTGCAGGGCCAGGCGAGGGTAGGCACAGGGGAACCCCATGGAGACACATCTCATTTCCCACCTGGACCTCTTAGATACACAAGGACTCACCCTGAGAGACCAGGAACTCAGGTGAGGCCAATGGAGAGAGCCTCCATCCACCTTCAACCCCAGAACTTGGGTCTCTGGCCCCAAATACCATATACGGGCTCACTCAGGAGCAGCGCAGCCAAGAGGCAGACCCTGTCACGCTGACCCTTGGGCCAAGTGGAGAGCTGCATGGGCACCCACAACTCACACTTCTCGTGAATCGCCTTTTGGAAGTTCACGTTTCTCTTATTCCGGGTTTTCTTCTTGGGACAGCTCAGACCTGGTAGAAAGCAGGAATGCAGCCAAGTGCAGGGTGTATGGCCTctcacctccccaccctgccccccttccctggccTGGCCCTTCCCACCAATCCTTTTTCCATCTTAGGCCCTGaggcccctcctccttcctgatCTTCCCACCTCCCAACTCCCCTTCCACCTCTGTTCTCACTCTTTCTGGCTGAGGTTAACAGGTCTCCATCAGAAAAGGCCAGACCAGCTGCCTCAAACACCTGAAGGGCATTGTCCCCACCTCCAGGACCACAGCCAAGGTCATAGCTGTTCATAACTTCCAAGACCTGGCAAGAAAAGGCCAGGATGTTGCAGACAAGTTGAGGGACGAGATCAGCCACTCAGCTCCAGGTGAGAAGGCAGGGGCCTGGGCTTGAGGGAAGCCTGGGCGGAGGGGGGGGCAGTCTGCGGGGAACTTGAGTGAGACCTCAGGGCTAGGTCCTGGGCTCAGGATAGCAGGACAATGAGccacagaggggagggaaggttgGCGAGAACGGAGGGTCTAGACAAACCTTGCCCATGTTGAGGGGTTTGTGGGAACTCCTGCCCACAGCATACAGAGCCGTGTCCACAGCCCCCAACGCCACGAGGGCCGGAGAGTCTGTTTGCAGGTGGAGCCTTACAAACTCCCCAGGATGATACTCCTTGACGCTGTCCACGTTCAGCTCCAGCTGGCAGAGGCGGGAGGAGGGGGCAGTCAGGGTGGGGAGAGCTGCTTTCAGCCCTGTGCGTTCTCAGTGTACCCCAAACCAAATCCATGCCCTGCTCACAAtcactctgtcttctttctctcttgacCCCCTAACGCACAGACACACCACCTCTCTGAATGCCAGTTACCTTGCCCTCGCAGGCCCCTGCCTGGACATCCACTCGCAGGGAGTTGGCCACGGGGATGCCCCCATGATAGTAGAAGGCCACAAGGTAGAAGGAGGGTACCAAGTGATGGTCCACAAACACGGAGACTGAGGTCAGGTCTGTCCTGGGCTCTCGAGTCACAGACACAATCCGGCCCCGGGAAAGGATCTGGGGCAAGAGTGGTTTCCTCTTCACTGTACACCCCCAATCCTGAAACTGTTCCCTCCACCCCAAGGGCTCTCTCCTCCCTGAGATCCTCCCTGCACCCTGCACCCTgcaccctgccctccctcctcgaCAGCCTGGCCTCTGCGCACCATGTAGTAGTAATGAGAGAAGCTGCCCTCACTGACGCCCACAGCTCGCAGGTTCAGGATGAGAGTGTCCCCGACGCGAGGGGGTCGAGGATCCGGCCGCTCAATGGACAGAAACCTGGAGTGTCCTGAGGGTGGGGCTCTCACAGTGAGCCTGGCTACGGCTGGGTGAGGGGAGCCTGCAGATACCTAGaaagaggggcagggcaggggtagGGTCAATGGCAAGGACCCCGGGCCCAGCTTCTTCCCCCAGCCCAGGACGTGGATTCTCAGGAAGCTGGCcagcctttctttccttcccctaccCTGTCCCATGAGTGGGACCTACCAAGAGCTGCACTTCTGAGATGGACTTCGACGTAACGATGGGAACAGTGACTTGACCGCTCCCATCTGTGTTCTGTTCAAGGTCCTGAACTCTAGAAGCAGATCCAGAAGACAACGTGGCCGAAACTTTGACAGGAATGCCAGAGGCCGGGAAACCAGATATGTCTCGGACCAGGGCCTAGGTGAGCGGGGAAGGGACAGATAAAGGAGACTGCTCAGTGAGGCCCCATGCCCTCCTGacaacaccccaccccccactcatccTCCCCCTCCAGAGGATACCTGCAGCAGAAAGGGGGCCCCAGGCACAAGGTGTCGCTTGGTGTTGCTAAGATCCAAGGAGAAGGGAGATGACACAAAACGCCAAGACGTGAGCTCTGcttcctccatctctcccccTGCAAgagatggggcagagagaggtggAGGACAGAGAGCCACAGAGAGAGGAGCGGGAGAGCGGGGAGACGAGAGCTTGAGTGTTTCCTGCCCACGAGACACTCAACTCCTCAGACTTGTCAGTGCACGGGCCATCTTGTATTCATCTCTGTGTGCTGAGGCCAACAGGGGACCCAGCACACCAATGGTATGTAACTCATGTCTGCCGGATGGATGGAGGggtgggtgaaaaaaaaaattgagacggGGAAAGGGGTATCTTCTCCTGAAACCATGCAGAAACACAGCTGGGGAGAGACAGTGTCCTGGGTCTGTCCTGGCCTTGGGTGCAAGACGAGGGTAAGAGCAGGGAATGATGTCGATGCTGGAGAACAGAGGTCAGCTCGAGGtcagaggctgggggctggggttaCGATCAGGGAAGCCTCTCACCTGGAGACTCAATGATGGCAGCTGCAACATAGAGGTGCAGCCCAGGGAGGTCGGCGATGCTAACCTGAAGCTTCTCCAGGGCACCCTGAACCTCAGCCTTTGAGAGGGAAATATGGCACTGGCCGTCTATCAGCTggggcaaaaaagaaaacagggcctGGGGTGAGATttgtcaccccctccctcccctccccacaccctcctcccctcccccacgccccaccctccttcctaccTTAGCCTGACTCTCCAGTCCCCGGAGGAAAGTCTTATGGCCACCCTCACCCAGGAGCCCGAAGCGCACGTACGCCACCCCCTGCACCGGCTTCCCATAGATGTACCTGCCCCGGGAGAGAGTGGGAAGAGGGTGGGTCTAGGAAATAAGGCCAGTGTCTTAGGGCAGCGGGAGCGGCGCTGGGGCGAGGGGAGGCAGGGCTTCACAGCTCCTTCAGACCGAATGGGGAACCCTGGGTGCCCGTGGGGCAGGGAGTTACCTGGCCTGGACGTCTAATTGGATATCATCGAGAATGCCAGGCGCTGTCAGGATGTAGGGCTTTCCAGGAACAATCTTCACCTCGAAGTTGGGAAGGACTGACCCAGGGTGAAGGGGTGGCAGGTCAGACTAGTGAAAGGATGCTTCAAAGACTTCCCTCCCCTCGGGGCTGTGGCACCGATacctccctggccctgccctgcccccaccgccTCCCCTTTCTATCCCTATCTCCTTTAGGAAAGGAGATGCTCATCCCGCGCTGTCTCCAGCTCTCACCGTATTTCTTCACCTCAAACTGGGTGCTGCTGTTAGAGTCTCGGCCATCTGAGAACCGGGCTGTGATCGTCCATGTCCCTGGGCTACAAATAGGGGAGGGACTCAGCCCGCTTGTGCAAGAGGCCCACAGAGAGCCAGAGGACTCACTGGGGGAAAACCAGAGCTGTGAGGAGGGCTGGAGGTCTGACTGGGTGCTAGAGGCAGAGAGCCAAGGGAGATGGGCATGGGAGGGGCCGTCACCAGGTCGGGGGAGCTCACTCTGAGATATCGGGAATCATGAAGTCACCCTGGAAGATGGAGGAAGCGTACACTTCCCTCTTCCACACACGGAGGCCATGAGAGTTCTGCAGCGGGAGTAAACATGGTCACGGGTGGGAGGTCAGAGCAGCAGCCCTGCTGATCAAGGTCACAGAGGTCAGGGACTCACCTCTACTGTGACCGTAAGGGTGTCAGTGGATGGGCGCATCTCTTGATCCAGAGCAAAGATCCGGTACCGAACTGGGAGAGGAGAGCAAGAGGTGAGCAGGAATCCATTTGCAAAGGGTGGGCCTCGGCCCCCACTGCTTCCAGGGAGCGAGGGGGAGGACAACAAATATTTGCCAAGCAGCCTTCCTATGTGGCACGTTCAGGCTGTCTCACTTATGGGGTGCCAAACATGCCTTGAGCAGGTTGGGAGCCAAAGGTAGAGGCCCTGGGGCCCAACTCACCCCGCTGGCCAGGGTTATAAATGGGCTGGTCGGTCTGCAGAAAGAGGTGCCCCCAGCGCGAGGAGAAGAGCAGGTTGACGCCCTGAATGTCTGTCTTTCTGGACAGAGAGTTCTTCAGCCATGGTGACTGCGCCACCAGCTGGACCTCGGGGCCACTGAGGAGGCGGTGAAGGCCACAGGTCTCTGCATCTTTCGGGGAGATctgtgaggagagggagggggagcaggtcAGAGTAGAAGGAAAAAGCCAGAGATGGAGATAGAAACAGGAAAGGCGAcagtgtggggagtggggggagaagagaaggggagggaggccaATGAGATGACAAAACACTTAGAAGAAGACAGAGGGGAGCACGGTGAGAGGCACTAAGAAGCAGCAGAAGGGAGTGGAGGCTAGTTACCTGGAGGCTAAGGAGTATGAAGTCTTTTTCTGAGCTGAGGGAAAAGTCCGCCTTTGGGGAGCAGAAGGCATTCAAGTTGGATGGGTTTCTCAGGAACACTGATCCTGTCACTACCTGTCCCGGGGGAACATCCTTGAGCTGCACCCCCACTGAGAGGGGGACCCCCAGGTGAACCACAGAAGGCGAAAACAGGAGCAACCTAGGGAGAACAAGAAGGGGTCCACATTCAGCACCACCGGGTCCCCTCCATCCCTCGCTCCTCCATCAGGTCACCCATGTCTGCTCTCCCATCACCAGCCCTGTCCCACTCAAGCACTAGTGTCCTTCCTCCAGGACCTGGGCTTCTGCAGGGATAAGGCAAAGAAGCTGGACACCCAGATCAGCCCCCAGAGGAGCCTCATGGCTGGAGGACCCAAGAGGGATCAGACCCGTCTGTCTGCCTGCTACTCTCTGGTCAACCCAGGGCTTAGAGCAGATTTGACTCTGGACCTTGCTCCTCCCCTGGCCCAGCTCAGCCGGGAAACCATGTGACAGGCAAGAAATGCAACTGGCCCCAGGCCCAGTATTtagcaggggcagggaggacaaCACCTCGGACACTTGGGTCTCTGAGGGAATCTGAGAAAATCACGGCCCAGAGTTATGTCCTGTCCTTCCGTGTCAACCCCTCTCATCCCAGTGCCCTGGACAGCCCCCCTACTGGGTGTATCTGGgtgggtatatatacatacacacacacacacacacacacacacgctccagTATGTGTGGGCATAGGAGTCCAATGTGGCTCAGTACATGGTTGGAGACACGTGGCTCCTTtgtaaaaatcttaacaaaacaaGGTACAAGACACTTATCTCTAACCACATCCCCCACAAAACCTGAACGACACCAGACCTTTGCTTTGTGTAGGCCCTAACAGAAATTCTGTGGTTGAGGAGATCAGGCATACCTTTACCATCCCGCAGGGAGAACTGACCTCAGTGTCCTTTCAGCTCTCCGAACAATGAGGCAAAGCTCAGGCTCAAGTCTGGCTTTGACTCTACTCCCACAGGGGCGCCCAAATACACATCAAACAAAAAACATCCAGGAAATTGCACAGGCAGAAGTACTTTATTTGGCAGTTTACCTCGACATGTAGGACAGAGGATTCTGCCCTCCCTCACCAGCCTCCCCAGAAATCCCATCTTCCTATCCCAAGAATGTGACAGCAGTACTTTGCTGCAAGGAAGGCAACAGCCAT encodes the following:
- the LOC110586908 gene encoding complement C4-A-like isoform X2; translation: MRLLWGLIWVSSFFALSLQKPRLLLFSPSVVHLGVPLSVGVQLKDVPPGQVVTGSVFLRNPSNLNAFCSPKADFSLSSEKDFILLSLQISPKDAETCGLHRLLSGPEVQLVAQSPWLKNSLSRKTDIQGVNLLFSSRWGHLFLQTDQPIYNPGQRVRYRIFALDQEMRPSTDTLTVTVENSHGLRVWKREVYASSIFQGDFMIPDISDPGTWTITARFSDGRDSNSSTQFEVKKYVLPNFEVKIVPGKPYILTAPGILDDIQLDVQARYIYGKPVQGVAYVRFGLLGEGGHKTFLRGLESQAKLIDGQCHISLSKAEVQGALEKLQVSIADLPGLHLYVAAAIIESPGGEMEEAELTSWRFVSSPFSLDLSNTKRHLVPGAPFLLQALVRDISGFPASGIPVKVSATLSSGSASRVQDLEQNTDGSGQVTVPIVTSKSISEVQLLVSAGSPHPAVARLTVRAPPSGHSRFLSIERPDPRPPRVGDTLILNLRAVGVSEGSFSHYYYMILSRGRIVSVTREPRTDLTSVSVFVDHHLVPSFYLVAFYYHGGIPVANSLRVDVQAGACEGKLELNVDSVKEYHPGEFVRLHLQTDSPALVALGAVDTALYAVGRSSHKPLNMGKVLEVMNSYDLGCGPGGGDNALQVFEAAGLAFSDGDLLTSARKSLSCPKKKTRNKRNVNFQKAIHEKLGQYASPEARRCCQDGLTRLPMIRSCEQRVARVRQPACRAPFLSCCQFAEDLRKKSRSRGQMGLARALEVLQEEDLMDEDDIPVRSFFPENWLWRVEKVDRFLQLSQMLPDSLTTWEIHGVSLSESTGLCVATPARVRVFREFHLHLRLPLSVRRFEQLELRPVLYNYLNTNLTVSVHVSPVEGLCLAGGGGLAQSVLVPAGSARPVGFSVVPTAAAAVSLKVVARGSSDFPVGDAVSKVLQIQKEGAIHTEEIVYELNPLDHQARTLEIPGNSDPNIIPDGDFSSFVRVTASDPLDTLGSKGVLSPGGLTSLLRLPQGCGEQTMILLAPTLAASRYLDKTEQWSTLPPETKDHAVDLIQKGYMRIQQFRKTNGSYGAWLHRDSSTWLTAFVLKVLSLAQEQVGGSPEKLQETARWLLTQQQADGSFQDLCPVLHRAMQGGLVGDDENVALTAFVVIALQHGLAILQDDVAEQLKQKVEISIIRANSFLGEKASAGTLGAHAAAITAYALTLTKASEDLRNVAHRNLMAMAQKTGDNLYWGSVLGSQSNAVPPTLAPRGPTDPTPQAPAVWIETTAYGLLHLLLREGKSEMADHAAAWLTHQGSFQGGFRSTQDTVMALDALSAYWIASHTPEERGLNVTLSSMGRSGFKSHELHLNNHQIQGLEEELQFSLGSKIDVKVGGNSKGTLKILRTYNVLDLKNTTCEDLQIEVTVMGYVEYTREANEDYEDYVYEDLAAKDDPGAGSQTVTPLELFERRRNRRRREAPGLASLSDRYVSHFETEGPHVLLYFDSVPTSRECVGFGAVQEVAVGLVQPASAALYDYYNPERKCSVFYGAPTKSKLLSTLCSADVCQCAEGKCPRQRRALERGLQDEAGYRMKFACYYPRVHYGFQVKVLREDGRAAFRLFETRITQVLHFTKDTKATVRQTRNFLVRASCRLRLEPGKEYLIMGLDGATFDLKGDPQYLLDSNTWVEEMPSERLCQSTRHRAACAQLSDFLQEYGTQGCQV
- the LOC110586908 gene encoding complement C4-A-like isoform X1, with translation MRLLWGLIWVSSFFALSLQKPRLLLFSPSVVHLGVPLSVGVQLKDVPPGQVVTGSVFLRNPSNLNAFCSPKADFSLSSEKDFILLSLQISPKDAETCGLHRLLSGPEVQLVAQSPWLKNSLSRKTDIQGVNLLFSSRWGHLFLQTDQPIYNPGQRVRYRIFALDQEMRPSTDTLTVTVENSHGLRVWKREVYASSIFQGDFMIPDISDPGTWTITARFSDGRDSNSSTQFEVKKYVLPNFEVKIVPGKPYILTAPGILDDIQLDVQARYIYGKPVQGVAYVRFGLLGEGGHKTFLRGLESQAKLIDGQCHISLSKAEVQGALEKLQVSIADLPGLHLYVAAAIIESPGGEMEEAELTSWRFVSSPFSLDLSNTKRHLVPGAPFLLQALVRDISGFPASGIPVKVSATLSSGSASRVQDLEQNTDGSGQVTVPIVTSKSISEVQLLVSAGSPHPAVARLTVRAPPSGHSRFLSIERPDPRPPRVGDTLILNLRAVGVSEGSFSHYYYMILSRGRIVSVTREPRTDLTSVSVFVDHHLVPSFYLVAFYYHGGIPVANSLRVDVQAGACEGKLELNVDSVKEYHPGEFVRLHLQTDSPALVALGAVDTALYAVGRSSHKPLNMGKVLEVMNSYDLGCGPGGGDNALQVFEAAGLAFSDGDLLTSARKSLSCPKKKTRNKRNVNFQKAIHEKLGQYASPEARRCCQDGLTRLPMIRSCEQRVARVRQPACRAPFLSCCQFAEDLRKKSRSRGQMGLARALEVLQEEDLMDEDDIPVRSFFPENWLWRVEKVDRFLQLSQMLPDSLTTWEIHGVSLSESTGLCVATPARVRVFREFHLHLRLPLSVRRFEQLELRPVLYNYLNTNLTVSVHVSPVEGLCLAGGGGLAQSVLVPAGSARPVGFSVVPTAAAAVSLKVVARGSSDFPVGDAVSKVLQIQKEGAIHTEEIVYELNPLDHQARTLEIPGNSDPNIIPDGDFSSFVRVTASDPLDTLGSKGVLSPGGLTSLLRLPQGCGEQTMILLAPTLAASRYLDKTEQWSTLPPETKDHAVDLIQKGYMRIQQFRKTNGSYGAWLHRDSSTWLTAFVLKVLSLAQEQVGGSPEKLQETARWLLTQQQADGSFQDLCPVLHRAMQGGLVGDDENVALTAFVVIALQHGLAILQDDVAEQLKQKVEISIIRANSFLGEKASAGTLGAHAAAITAYALTLTKASEDLRNVAHRNLMAMAQKTGDNLYWGSVLGSQSNAVPPTLAPRGPTDPTPQAPAVWIETTAYGLLHLLLREGKSEMADHAAAWLTHQGSFQGGFRSTQDTVMALDALSAYWIASHTPEERGLNVTLSSMGRSGFKSHELHLNNHQIQGLEEELQFSLGSKIDVKVGGNSKGTLKILRTYNVLDLKNTTCEDLQIEVTVMGYVEYTREANEDYEDYVYEDLAAKDDPGAGSQTVTPLELFERRRNRRRREAPGVPGDQESRVQYTVCIWRSGKAGLSGMAIADITLLSGFSALRADLEKLASLSDRYVSHFETEGPHVLLYFDSVPTSRECVGFGAVQEVAVGLVQPASAALYDYYNPERKCSVFYGAPTKSKLLSTLCSADVCQCAEGKCPRQRRALERGLQDEAGYRMKFACYYPRVHYGFQVKVLREDGRAAFRLFETRITQVLHFTKDTKATVRQTRNFLVRASCRLRLEPGKEYLIMGLDGATFDLKGDPQYLLDSNTWVEEMPSERLCQSTRHRAACAQLSDFLQEYGTQGCQV